A portion of the Halococcus hamelinensis 100A6 genome contains these proteins:
- the guaB gene encoding IMP dehydrogenase, which translates to MVTNGSEPFSEKLRVPEALTFDDVLLRPKESRVEPDEADTTTRVSRSVELTVPVLSAAMDTVTESDLAIAMARQGGLGVLHRNMDVEEVAAEVERVKRADELVIREVVTASPDQTVREVDEMMEAEGVSGAPVVNDADEVLGIISATDIRPYLEVRDRDEVREAMTDEVITAPANVDAREALELMYEHKIERVPVVDEENRLSGLVTMQGILQRREYDSAARDDTGRLRVGVAVGPFETDRAAAVDEAGADVLFIDCAHAHNRNVIDSARELAAGVEADVVVGNVGTREAAAELVEFADGIKVGIGPGSICTTRVVTGSGMPQITAVAQVADVASEHDIPVIADGGIRYSGDAIKAIAAGADAVMLGSYFAGTDEAPGRVVTMNGKRYKQYRGMGSVGAMQSGDDGNRYMKDVEADEEFIPEGVEAATPYKGSVESELFQLVGGMQSGMGYVGAGTIPEFKQRAEFVRVSSAGQTEGHAHDVVITDEAPNYSPDS; encoded by the coding sequence ATGGTAACCAACGGTTCGGAACCCTTCTCGGAGAAGCTTCGTGTCCCGGAAGCGCTCACGTTCGACGACGTGTTGCTCCGGCCGAAGGAGAGCCGGGTCGAACCCGACGAGGCCGACACCACGACCCGCGTCTCACGGTCGGTCGAACTCACCGTCCCAGTGCTCTCGGCGGCGATGGACACCGTCACCGAGAGCGACCTGGCGATCGCGATGGCACGTCAGGGTGGGCTCGGGGTGCTCCATCGGAACATGGACGTCGAGGAAGTCGCCGCGGAGGTCGAACGTGTCAAGCGCGCCGACGAACTCGTGATCCGCGAGGTCGTGACCGCGAGCCCCGACCAGACCGTACGGGAGGTCGACGAGATGATGGAGGCCGAAGGGGTGAGCGGCGCGCCCGTCGTGAACGACGCGGACGAGGTCCTCGGGATCATCTCCGCGACCGACATCCGGCCCTATCTCGAGGTCCGCGACCGCGACGAGGTCCGCGAGGCGATGACCGACGAGGTGATCACGGCTCCCGCGAACGTCGACGCACGCGAGGCGCTCGAACTCATGTACGAGCACAAGATCGAGCGCGTGCCGGTGGTCGACGAGGAGAACCGGTTGAGCGGGCTGGTGACGATGCAGGGTATCCTCCAGCGTCGGGAGTACGACTCGGCCGCCCGCGACGATACGGGTCGACTCCGGGTGGGAGTCGCCGTCGGGCCGTTCGAGACCGACCGCGCGGCGGCGGTCGACGAGGCGGGCGCGGACGTGCTCTTCATCGACTGCGCGCACGCCCACAACCGCAACGTCATCGATTCGGCACGGGAGTTGGCGGCGGGCGTCGAGGCCGACGTGGTGGTCGGCAACGTCGGCACCCGCGAGGCCGCAGCGGAACTCGTGGAGTTCGCCGACGGGATCAAGGTCGGGATCGGTCCGGGCTCGATCTGCACCACGCGCGTGGTCACTGGCTCGGGAATGCCCCAGATCACCGCCGTCGCGCAGGTCGCGGACGTCGCCAGCGAGCACGACATCCCCGTCATCGCCGACGGCGGGATCCGCTACTCGGGCGACGCCATCAAGGCCATCGCGGCGGGTGCGGACGCAGTCATGTTGGGGTCGTACTTCGCCGGCACCGACGAGGCACCGGGTCGCGTGGTCACGATGAACGGCAAGCGTTACAAACAATATCGCGGGATGGGCTCGGTCGGCGCGATGCAGTCGGGCGACGACGGCAACCGCTACATGAAGGACGTCGAAGCGGACGAGGAGTTCATCCCCGAAGGCGTCGAGGCCGCGACACCGTACAAGGGCAGCGTCGAGAGCGAACTCTTCCAACTGGTGGGCGGGATGCAGAGCGGCATGGGCTACGTCGGGGCCGGCACCATCCCCGAGTTCAAGCAGCGCGCGGAGTTCGTCCGGGTCTCCTCGGCGGGCCAGACCGAGGGCCACGCCCACGACGTGGTGATCACCGACGAAGCGCCGAACTACAGTCCGGATAGCTAG
- a CDS encoding NUDIX hydrolase has translation MSTPATGDDADPAAAADGEAHPNAAQDVIAVDENDEPSELVNRLDAHTGDGVRHRAFTALLFDGSGNLLLAQRSPEKRLWDTCWDGTVASHPREGETQVEATRKRLEEELGVTPDQYDDLRTTDRFEYKRYYYDEGIEWEVCTVLKATLTDTSLAPDEEEVGGLLWVPYEHLHENPRWYRQLDLCPWFEIAMRRDF, from the coding sequence ATGAGCACGCCCGCCACAGGCGACGACGCCGACCCAGCTGCCGCTGCCGACGGGGAAGCCCACCCCAACGCCGCCCAGGACGTGATCGCGGTGGACGAGAACGACGAACCGAGCGAACTCGTCAACCGTCTCGACGCCCACACCGGCGACGGGGTGCGCCACCGGGCCTTCACCGCCCTGCTGTTCGACGGGTCTGGGAACCTCCTGCTCGCCCAGCGCAGCCCCGAGAAACGCCTCTGGGACACCTGCTGGGACGGCACCGTCGCCTCCCACCCCCGCGAGGGCGAAACCCAGGTCGAGGCCACCCGCAAACGCCTCGAAGAGGAACTCGGCGTCACGCCCGACCAGTACGACGACCTCCGGACGACCGACCGCTTCGAGTACAAGCGCTACTACTACGACGAGGGTATCGAGTGGGAGGTCTGCACGGTGCTCAAAGCCACCCTCACGGACACCTCGCTCGCGCCGGACGAGGAGGAGGTCGGGGGCCTGCTCTGGGTGCCCTACGAACACCTCCACGAGAACCCGCGCTGGTACCGACAGTTGGATCTCTGTCCCTGGTTCGAGATCGCGATGCGACGCGACTTCTAA
- a CDS encoding diacylglycerol/lipid kinase family protein, protein MTSSARPKAVRTDGGDGSRVLVYNPVSGNGSHTDEVYDLADEYDVTVRETKKGGDAIAFARETDADLVAAGGGDGTLHEVVRGLYEAEKLDSTTVAVVPTGTGNNFAGNVGIESIADGFEVLDGGERRAIDLGVANGQPFVNSAIAGLTADASSETDADQKDSLGVLAYVVNTVRTAADFEGLDLSIETPDDEAAWTGKAAFVLVGNGRRFPVEGRTQANMEDGQFEVTVIEDRPTGKLVGEATLRRLLGSDTGNITRLEAPELAVSVNGGEPGTFSLDGEMLSARELDLETRPNAVTLCVGEAYDPTPPAVE, encoded by the coding sequence ATGACCTCTTCCGCCCGCCCGAAGGCGGTCCGTACCGACGGCGGCGACGGTTCGCGCGTCCTCGTCTACAACCCGGTCAGCGGGAACGGGAGCCACACCGACGAGGTCTACGACCTCGCCGACGAGTACGACGTGACGGTTCGGGAAACCAAGAAGGGCGGCGACGCCATCGCGTTCGCCCGCGAGACCGACGCCGACCTCGTGGCGGCCGGCGGGGGCGACGGCACCCTCCACGAGGTGGTTCGGGGGCTCTACGAGGCCGAAAAGCTCGATTCGACGACGGTCGCCGTGGTCCCGACGGGAACCGGCAACAACTTCGCGGGGAACGTCGGGATCGAGAGCATCGCGGACGGTTTCGAGGTTCTCGACGGGGGCGAGCGACGCGCGATCGACCTCGGGGTGGCGAACGGGCAGCCGTTCGTCAACTCCGCGATCGCGGGGCTGACCGCCGACGCGAGCTCCGAGACCGACGCCGACCAGAAGGACTCGCTTGGCGTGCTGGCCTACGTCGTCAACACGGTCCGAACCGCCGCCGACTTCGAGGGGCTCGACCTCTCGATCGAGACGCCCGACGACGAGGCCGCCTGGACCGGGAAAGCGGCGTTCGTGCTCGTAGGCAACGGCCGGCGGTTCCCGGTCGAGGGCCGGACGCAGGCGAACATGGAGGACGGCCAGTTCGAGGTCACGGTCATCGAGGACCGGCCGACGGGCAAGCTCGTCGGCGAGGCCACCCTCCGGCGGCTGCTCGGGAGCGACACGGGAAACATCACCAGGCTCGAAGCCCCGGAGCTCGCGGTGTCCGTTAACGGAGGCGAACCCGGCACCTTCAGCCTCGACGGCGAGATGCTCTCGGCGCGCGAACTCGACCTCGAAACCCGCCCCAACGCGGTCACGCTGTGCGTCGGCGAGGCGTACGACCCCACGCCGCCCGCCGTCGAATGA
- a CDS encoding CehA/McbA family metallohydrolase, whose product MYRIDLHAHTRFFHGHRRLGDAYDPLGVRLLAGTARARGLDGVATTNHDYCRRFEGEVAGVAMIPGIEVSTSRGHVLVVGPDPPTETRPGELTPGETVDLAHDRGCAAVIAHPYRNSTVREVDADFDAIEVNGKHPRTREWVERLAADHGLPMTGGSDAHYPVEVGRAYTAVDVEEPTPENVVRAIREGRIEARVDDWLPYQLIGRLYRSIHQGKDQLDAPDWATPGVGAPPKDE is encoded by the coding sequence GTGTACCGGATCGACCTCCACGCCCACACCCGATTCTTCCACGGCCACCGTCGGCTCGGCGACGCCTACGACCCGCTCGGGGTTCGCCTGCTGGCGGGGACCGCGCGCGCTCGCGGGCTCGACGGCGTCGCGACCACCAACCACGATTACTGTCGACGGTTCGAGGGGGAGGTAGCCGGCGTGGCGATGATCCCCGGTATCGAGGTCTCGACCAGCCGCGGCCACGTGCTCGTGGTGGGGCCCGACCCGCCCACCGAGACCCGTCCCGGCGAACTCACCCCCGGGGAAACCGTCGACCTGGCTCACGACCGAGGGTGTGCCGCGGTCATCGCCCATCCCTACCGGAACTCGACCGTTCGCGAGGTCGACGCCGACTTCGACGCCATCGAGGTCAACGGCAAACACCCCCGCACCCGCGAGTGGGTCGAGCGCCTCGCCGCCGACCACGGCCTCCCGATGACCGGCGGGAGCGACGCCCACTACCCCGTCGAGGTCGGTCGGGCCTACACCGCGGTCGACGTCGAGGAACCGACCCCCGAGAACGTCGTGCGCGCGATCCGCGAGGGACGGATCGAAGCCCGCGTCGACGACTGGCTCCCCTACCAGCTCATCGGCCGGCTCTACCGCTCGATCCATCAGGGCAAGGACCAGCTCGATGCCCCCGACTGGGCCACCCCCGGCGTCGGCGCGCCGCCGAAAGACGAGTGA
- a CDS encoding sugar phosphate isomerase/epimerase family protein yields MVRAAIQLYTVREVEQPLPELLEGVHEAGFEGVEFAGRVTDADADRVRETLDETGLEPVAAHVDIERLEADPDGTIEFYRSLGCEHLVVPWLGPEAFEAVEAIEATADRLQSVAETVADHGMTFSYHNHDHEFVRVEGETAFDRLAAATTDPVGFELDCGWVTVGGVDPVSLLDRLDDRVSLVHISDADETGSPTEVGEGVLDLTGCLEAATDHGIEWAVYEHDDPDDAMASASHGAEVLGRF; encoded by the coding sequence ATGGTTCGCGCCGCCATCCAGTTGTACACCGTTCGCGAGGTCGAGCAGCCGCTCCCGGAACTCCTCGAAGGGGTTCACGAGGCCGGTTTCGAGGGCGTGGAGTTCGCCGGTCGGGTCACGGACGCCGACGCCGACCGAGTGCGGGAAACGCTCGACGAAACCGGGCTCGAACCCGTCGCCGCACACGTCGACATCGAGCGCCTCGAAGCCGACCCCGACGGGACCATCGAGTTCTACCGCTCGCTCGGGTGTGAGCACCTCGTCGTTCCGTGGCTCGGTCCGGAAGCGTTCGAGGCGGTCGAGGCCATCGAGGCGACCGCCGACCGGCTCCAGTCGGTCGCCGAGACGGTCGCGGACCACGGCATGACGTTCTCCTATCACAACCACGACCACGAGTTCGTGCGGGTCGAGGGCGAGACGGCGTTCGACCGGCTCGCGGCCGCCACCACCGACCCCGTCGGGTTCGAACTCGACTGTGGCTGGGTCACCGTGGGCGGTGTCGACCCCGTCTCGCTGCTCGACCGCCTCGACGACCGCGTGTCGCTCGTCCACATCTCGGATGCCGACGAGACGGGCTCGCCGACCGAGGTGGGCGAGGGCGTCCTCGACCTCACCGGCTGTCTGGAAGCCGCCACCGACCACGGGATCGAGTGGGCGGTCTACGAGCACGACGACCCCGACGACGCGATGGCATCGGCCAGCCACGGAGCCGAGGTTCTGGGTCGGTTCTGA
- a CDS encoding SMP-30/gluconolactonase/LRE family protein, which yields MADHDPDPETNDGGTDTEVIAAYGSVTGEGPLWHPDEQRLYWVDIPEGKLYRYDPATDTHEQCHDGRPIGGFTFEADGALLLFRDRGTVTRWADGETRTVVEEIPAERDTRFNDVVADPRGRVFAGTMPTEDRLGRLYRFDPDGSYTLVEDDLDIPNGMGFTPDRTAMYFSVSEEYRVYRYDYDESSGVLANRTTFLDLDGPAISDGLTVDSEGFVWVARWNGGRVERYTPDGELVRTTEVPAERPSSVAFGGPDYEDLYITSARGEGVEEYGDLAGALFRTHPEIGGRPEFRSRVATEE from the coding sequence ATGGCGGACCACGACCCGGATCCCGAGACGAACGACGGGGGTACGGATACCGAAGTCATCGCGGCGTACGGTTCGGTCACCGGCGAGGGGCCGCTGTGGCATCCCGACGAACAGCGCCTCTACTGGGTCGACATCCCGGAAGGGAAGCTCTATCGCTACGACCCCGCCACCGACACCCACGAGCAGTGTCACGACGGTCGTCCAATCGGCGGGTTCACGTTCGAGGCCGACGGCGCGTTGCTCCTCTTTCGGGACCGAGGAACGGTGACGCGCTGGGCGGACGGCGAGACGCGAACGGTCGTCGAGGAGATCCCGGCCGAACGCGACACCCGATTCAACGACGTCGTGGCCGACCCGAGAGGCCGTGTGTTTGCGGGCACGATGCCGACCGAGGACCGCCTCGGCCGGCTCTATCGCTTCGACCCCGACGGGAGCTACACTTTGGTCGAGGACGACCTCGACATCCCGAACGGGATGGGCTTCACCCCCGACCGAACCGCGATGTACTTCTCGGTCTCCGAGGAGTACCGCGTCTATCGCTACGACTACGACGAATCCAGTGGGGTGCTGGCGAACCGGACGACGTTCCTCGACCTCGACGGCCCCGCGATATCCGACGGGCTGACGGTGGACAGCGAAGGATTCGTCTGGGTGGCTCGGTGGAACGGGGGTCGGGTCGAGCGCTACACGCCCGATGGCGAGCTCGTACGAACGACCGAGGTGCCCGCCGAGCGCCCGTCGAGCGTGGCGTTCGGCGGCCCGGACTACGAGGACCTCTACATCACCTCCGCCCGCGGCGAGGGCGTCGAGGAGTACGGCGACCTCGCGGGCGCGCTGTTCCGGACCCATCCCGAGATCGGTGGTCGACCGGAGTTCCGCTCGCGGGTCGCGACCGAGGAGTGA
- a CDS encoding class I SAM-dependent methyltransferase, with amino-acid sequence MKGQEWYQTAEVAEAYEDKRFSDGGQLIDEREKEAVLSAVGPVEGKHILEIACGTGRFTTMLARRGADIVGLDISPAMLQEGRKKAHAADVADHLEFMRGDAARLPFPDDHFETVVAMRFFHLADTPASFLAEMRRVARDQVVFDTFRRFSTRSIYNWLLPMGSRLYSRVEVERLLNGAGLRLAHEEHDFVFPYGLYRQLPDGVATALRDFDTSIMGSPAGDHVASVSYWDARI; translated from the coding sequence GTGAAGGGACAGGAATGGTACCAGACCGCCGAGGTCGCCGAAGCCTACGAGGACAAGCGGTTCTCGGACGGCGGTCAGCTCATCGACGAGCGCGAAAAGGAGGCCGTGCTCTCGGCGGTCGGCCCGGTCGAGGGAAAACACATCCTTGAGATCGCCTGCGGGACCGGTCGGTTCACCACGATGCTCGCCCGGCGGGGTGCCGACATCGTGGGGCTCGACATCTCGCCCGCGATGCTCCAGGAGGGACGGAAGAAGGCCCACGCGGCGGACGTCGCCGACCACCTCGAATTCATGCGCGGGGACGCCGCCCGACTCCCGTTCCCCGACGACCACTTCGAGACGGTGGTGGCGATGCGATTCTTCCACCTCGCCGACACCCCGGCGTCCTTCCTCGCCGAGATGCGCCGGGTCGCGCGCGACCAGGTGGTCTTCGACACCTTCCGCCGGTTCAGCACCCGGAGCATCTACAACTGGCTCCTCCCGATGGGGTCGCGGCTCTACTCCCGGGTGGAAGTCGAGCGCCTCCTCAACGGCGCGGGCCTCCGACTGGCCCACGAGGAACACGACTTCGTCTTCCCGTACGGGCTGTATCGACAGCTCCCCGACGGGGTGGCGACCGCCCTCCGCGACTTCGACACCTCCATCATGGGGTCGCCGGCGGGCGACCACGTGGCCTCCGTCTCGTACTGGGACGCCCGAATATAG
- a CDS encoding pyridoxamine 5'-phosphate oxidase family protein gives MSSIPDAFHDLFDRETFAHFATVMPDGTPQVTPVWVDYDPEDDRVLVNTARGRRKERNVRNEPKVGVSMVDPDNPYRFVSVQGEVDELTEEGAVEHINELAQRYMGVEEYPDLDEEESPRVILRIRPDDVAVGEG, from the coding sequence ATGTCGTCGATCCCCGACGCGTTTCACGACCTGTTCGACCGGGAGACCTTCGCGCACTTCGCGACGGTCATGCCCGATGGCACCCCACAAGTGACCCCCGTCTGGGTCGACTACGATCCCGAGGACGACCGGGTGCTCGTGAACACCGCACGCGGGCGGCGCAAGGAGCGAAACGTGCGCAACGAACCGAAGGTCGGGGTGTCGATGGTCGACCCGGACAACCCGTATCGGTTCGTCTCGGTGCAGGGCGAAGTCGACGAACTCACCGAGGAGGGGGCGGTCGAACACATCAACGAACTCGCACAGCGCTACATGGGTGTCGAGGAGTATCCCGACCTCGACGAGGAGGAGTCACCGCGAGTGATACTCCGGATCCGCCCGGACGACGTCGCGGTGGGCGAGGGGTAG
- a CDS encoding MarR family transcriptional regulator yields the protein MSTTSNRSDADDPLSQTEFRDRLRELPPSAKLVAKVLETETPLSQGQLAEESLLPDRTVRYALNRLEEDDLVGSRYSFRDARKQVYFLNQ from the coding sequence ATGAGCACCACGTCCAACCGGTCAGACGCCGACGACCCGCTCTCACAGACCGAGTTCCGCGACCGGCTCCGCGAACTCCCCCCGAGCGCGAAGCTGGTCGCGAAGGTCCTCGAAACCGAGACCCCGCTCTCGCAGGGACAGCTCGCCGAGGAGTCGCTGCTTCCGGACCGAACCGTTCGGTACGCGCTCAACCGGCTCGAAGAGGACGACCTCGTCGGCTCGCGCTACAGCTTCCGCGACGCCAGAAAGCAGGTCTACTTCCTCAACCAGTAG
- a CDS encoding MBL fold metallo-hydrolase → MTAPTRVPVPVETAAPGGETNAYVLGEERTLLVDPAAATPALDEALGGRAPHNLLVTHTHPDHVGGVAAYADDATVWARAGYVERFERATGVTPDRVVRPGTTIETDAGTVEVDSMPGHAPDHLVLAVDGDRLVGDLAVATGSVVVGRDDGDMRAYLTALRRLHARDPDRLYPGHGPVIDDPRTTLERLIRHRLQREKRVQQAVSSGARTLDEVTDAVYEKDISDVRRLAEETVGAHLEKLAVEGALAWDGERANAR, encoded by the coding sequence ATGACGGCCCCCACGCGAGTCCCGGTTCCCGTCGAGACCGCCGCCCCCGGCGGCGAAACCAATGCCTACGTTCTCGGCGAAGAACGAACACTCCTCGTCGACCCCGCGGCCGCCACGCCCGCACTCGACGAGGCCCTCGGTGGTCGTGCCCCCCACAATCTCCTCGTCACTCACACCCACCCCGACCACGTGGGTGGCGTCGCCGCCTACGCCGACGACGCGACGGTCTGGGCACGCGCCGGTTACGTCGAGCGCTTCGAGCGCGCGACCGGCGTGACGCCCGACCGCGTCGTCCGGCCGGGAACGACCATCGAGACCGACGCCGGCACGGTCGAGGTGGATTCGATGCCCGGTCACGCCCCCGACCACCTCGTGCTCGCGGTCGACGGCGACCGCCTCGTGGGCGACCTCGCGGTCGCGACGGGAAGCGTCGTGGTGGGCCGCGACGACGGGGACATGCGGGCGTACCTCACCGCGCTTCGACGGCTCCACGCCCGGGATCCGGACCGGCTCTATCCGGGCCACGGCCCGGTCATCGACGACCCACGGACCACCCTCGAACGACTGATCCGCCATCGGCTCCAGCGCGAAAAGCGGGTACAGCAGGCGGTCAGTTCGGGGGCGCGGACGCTCGACGAGGTCACGGACGCCGTCTACGAGAAGGACATCTCGGACGTGCGTCGGCTCGCCGAGGAGACGGTCGGAGCCCACCTCGAAAAGCTCGCGGTCGAAGGAGCCCTCGCGTGGGACGGGGAACGCGCAAACGCGCGATAA
- a CDS encoding DUF7110 family protein codes for MTDDCVFQLHSTLELPLEDVHDFLDNPDLPEEIDSIDFTRRNNTLIVSAVAADDTISKYTPTAQLKASVTENRVYEEPLEEQKPPAGGPRWGSAPGEEDELPPSELVEYACFKGDRETVLQNTAVQYPMFEVLCEIARIAEKGTLTAIAARNGELKATRIVDGEERPASLEVVEDPTEGPAASKGVDWRNNEFIK; via the coding sequence ATGACCGATGACTGTGTATTCCAACTCCACTCGACGCTCGAACTGCCCCTCGAAGACGTCCACGACTTCCTCGACAACCCCGACCTCCCCGAGGAGATCGACTCCATCGACTTCACCCGCCGAAACAACACGCTGATCGTCAGCGCCGTCGCCGCCGACGACACCATCAGCAAGTACACCCCGACGGCCCAGTTGAAGGCCAGCGTGACCGAGAACCGGGTCTACGAGGAGCCGCTCGAAGAGCAGAAACCGCCCGCCGGCGGCCCCCGATGGGGGAGCGCGCCCGGCGAGGAGGACGAACTCCCGCCCTCCGAACTCGTCGAGTACGCCTGTTTCAAGGGCGACCGCGAGACCGTCCTCCAGAACACCGCAGTCCAGTACCCGATGTTCGAGGTGCTCTGTGAGATCGCGCGGATCGCCGAGAAGGGCACCCTCACGGCGATCGCCGCCCGGAACGGCGAACTCAAGGCGACGCGGATCGTCGACGGCGAGGAGCGACCCGCCTCGCTCGAAGTCGTCGAGGACCCGACCGAGGGCCCGGCGGCGAGCAAGGGTGTCGACTGGCGCAACAACGAGTTCATCAAGTAG
- a CDS encoding glutaredoxin family protein — protein MTFQPPTGLSQDEVTERVDSAIDENDVVLFMKGNELMPQCGYSDRAVTLMSQYRDEFETVDVLESIDEYRTALEAHSGWTTTPQAYVDGEFIGGSDVLAELDQRGELEPTLAGE, from the coding sequence GTGACGTTCCAACCCCCGACCGGTCTCAGCCAGGACGAGGTCACCGAACGGGTCGACAGCGCCATCGACGAGAACGACGTGGTGCTGTTCATGAAAGGCAACGAGCTCATGCCCCAGTGTGGCTACTCCGACCGCGCGGTCACGCTCATGAGCCAGTACCGCGACGAGTTCGAGACCGTCGACGTGCTCGAATCGATCGACGAATATCGGACGGCGCTCGAAGCCCACAGCGGGTGGACGACGACGCCCCAAGCCTATGTCGACGGTGAGTTCATCGGCGGCAGCGACGTGCTCGCCGAACTCGACCAGCGTGGCGAGCTCGAACCCACGCTGGCCGGCGAGTGA
- a CDS encoding 2Fe-2S iron-sulfur cluster-binding protein: MAEYTVEFVTTDETITVSDKQTILSRCIEEGLAQEYSCRVGMCLACSAKIVEGEVTQPAARGLTGEEAEEYALTCMARPLSDLTIDRGQYPSSIEDDTTTTTPADD, encoded by the coding sequence ATGGCCGAGTACACCGTCGAGTTCGTGACCACCGACGAAACCATCACCGTCTCGGACAAACAGACGATCCTGAGCCGCTGCATCGAGGAGGGGCTGGCCCAGGAGTACTCGTGTCGGGTCGGGATGTGTCTCGCGTGTTCGGCGAAGATCGTCGAGGGCGAGGTGACCCAGCCCGCCGCCCGCGGGCTCACCGGGGAGGAAGCCGAGGAGTACGCCCTGACCTGCATGGCGCGGCCGCTCTCGGACCTCACGATCGACCGCGGGCAGTACCCGTCGAGCATCGAGGACGACACCACGACCACCACCCCAGCGGACGACTGA
- a CDS encoding geranylgeranyl reductase family protein, translating to MTTYEPDVAVVGAGTGGCYAAATIARAGYDVTIAERKTAEEAGHIACGDALKGADAFPEAIPKSQLEPAITNTVVDHGRFEIPQEDAVLDIPVPGELGVIDRLKFGKLLIEGAEDAGVEFHYDTVVNEVHQDADGRVTGLAGRRQGEAVEYDPELVIDAAGALSLLQDKADLSAGTFDTDVNYSQFSSAYREVVEVDEPVEWDDALVFKPTERAAGYLWYFPRTSTEINVGLGFQMTEEPMKLVESLKRDLRDRPEFKGATVKDKLGAALPTRRPYDSAVAPGFIAVGDAAGHVNPTTGGGIAGAAYGGEYAAEAAIGAIEDGDTSEEALWEYNERVMDHFGGRYAGLDIYNIFVGAVGMNNLTGLLASLPAEKLSDALYSGSADIGLPLALRTAVKSFGHWGTVLDLYKTKTQADRLLDHYDDYPDDPEAFEAWQAQRDGLMDVIYATAGAEAKY from the coding sequence ATGACCACCTACGAACCCGATGTCGCCGTCGTCGGCGCGGGGACCGGCGGGTGTTACGCCGCGGCGACCATCGCACGGGCTGGCTACGACGTCACCATCGCCGAACGCAAGACCGCGGAGGAAGCCGGCCACATCGCCTGTGGCGACGCTCTGAAGGGCGCGGACGCCTTCCCCGAGGCGATCCCCAAGTCCCAGCTCGAACCCGCGATCACGAACACCGTGGTCGACCACGGTCGATTCGAGATCCCCCAGGAGGACGCCGTCCTCGACATCCCCGTCCCGGGCGAACTCGGTGTCATCGACCGCCTGAAGTTCGGGAAACTCCTCATCGAGGGCGCGGAGGACGCCGGCGTCGAGTTCCACTACGACACGGTCGTGAACGAGGTCCACCAGGACGCCGACGGTCGCGTGACCGGCCTCGCGGGCAGACGGCAGGGTGAGGCGGTCGAGTACGACCCCGAACTCGTGATCGACGCCGCGGGCGCGCTCTCGTTGCTCCAGGACAAGGCCGACCTCTCGGCGGGGACCTTCGATACCGACGTCAACTACTCGCAGTTCTCCTCGGCCTACCGCGAGGTCGTGGAGGTCGACGAACCCGTCGAGTGGGACGACGCGCTGGTGTTCAAACCCACCGAACGCGCCGCGGGCTACCTCTGGTACTTCCCGCGGACGAGCACCGAGATCAACGTCGGGCTCGGTTTCCAGATGACCGAGGAGCCGATGAAACTGGTCGAGTCGCTGAAACGCGACCTCCGCGACCGCCCCGAGTTCAAGGGCGCGACGGTCAAGGACAAACTCGGCGCGGCGCTCCCGACCCGCCGACCCTACGACTCGGCGGTCGCCCCCGGCTTCATCGCGGTCGGCGACGCCGCGGGTCACGTCAACCCCACGACCGGCGGCGGGATCGCGGGCGCGGCCTACGGCGGGGAGTACGCCGCCGAGGCGGCGATCGGGGCCATCGAGGACGGCGACACGAGCGAGGAGGCCCTCTGGGAGTACAACGAGCGCGTCATGGACCACTTCGGCGGCCGCTACGCGGGGCTCGACATCTACAACATCTTCGTCGGCGCGGTGGGGATGAACAACCTGACGGGCCTGCTCGCGTCCCTCCCGGCCGAGAAGCTCTCCGACGCGCTCTACTCCGGGAGCGCCGACATCGGCCTGCCGCTCGCGCTCCGCACGGCGGTCAAGAGCTTCGGTCACTGGGGGACGGTGCTCGACCTCTACAAGACCAAGACCCAGGCCGACCGCCTCCTCGACCACTACGACGACTATCCAGACGACCCGGAGGCGTTCGAGGCCTGGCAGGCCCAGCGCGACGGTCTGATGGACGTCATCTACGCGACGGCGGGTGCCGAGGCGAAGTACTGA